Proteins encoded within one genomic window of Cydia pomonella isolate Wapato2018A chromosome 12, ilCydPomo1, whole genome shotgun sequence:
- the LOC133523788 gene encoding mitochondrial cardiolipin hydrolase-like, with product MIFTPRLLSSAAAIVVTCFVSAAALYYRSRKTEINEVMVFCKLQYNVYNYFDKLLNFIESATKSVNVCMPSIHNPAIQGRLVRLIKKKNIKIRIIIDRTGYNEFTEVFIRELKDVGAEIKCKINEPVHFKMQHKFCLVDDRILMTGTLNWGNDRSFDHWNYVYITSKPQLVNPVKSEFYVMWDDFSSDLKLESPPITYDSDIETNEEHQVNGTLVHIEKGECNDLLAVRNITTVDRETQVTPDISLM from the exons ATGATATTTACTCCACGTTTGTTGTCATCGGCTGCTGCAATCGTTGTGACTTGTTTTGTGTCGGCCGCGGCCTTGTATTACAGAAGTCGGAAAACTGAGATCAATGAAGTGATGGTGTTCTGTAAATTGCAGTACAACGTGTACAATTACTTCGACAAATTACTAAATTTCATTGAGTCTGCGACGAAAAGTGTTAACGTTTGCATGCCTAGCATTCATAATCCGGCGATACAAGGCCGATTGGTAAGattgataaagaaaaaaaacatcaaaattcgtattataattgaccGGACAGGATACAACGAATTCACTGAAGTCTTTATCAGAGAACTAAAAGATGTCG GTGCagaaataaaatgcaaaattaatGAACCAGTTCATTTTAAGATGCAACATAAGTTTTGCTTAGTCGATGATAGAATCCTTATGACCGGAACTCTGAACTGGGGAAATGACCGCTCCTTCGACCATTGGAACTACGTCTACATAACCAGCAAGCCACAGCTAGTAAATCCGGTAAAATCTGAGTTCTACGTAATGTGGGATGATTTTTCAAGCGACTTAAAACTGGAAAGCCCACCCATAACTTACGACAGTGATATAGAAACAAATGAAGAACATCAAGTAAATGGAACCCTAGTACACATAGAAAAAGGGGAATGCAATGACCTACTGGCAGTTAGGAACATCACTACAGTCGATAGGGAAACTCAGGTCACACCGGATATAagcttaatgtaa
- the LOC133523789 gene encoding mediator of RNA polymerase II transcription subunit 10, translating to MSSPLENLETQLEMFIENVRQIRIIVSDFQPQGQSVLNQKIQSLVTGLQEVDKLKSQVQDIHVPTEVFDYIDQGRNPQLYTKDCIDKALAKNEEVKGKIDSYKRFKSHLLGELGKTFPNEIAKYKAIRGGE from the exons atgtccTCACCGTTGGAAAACTTGGAAACTCAACTGGAAATGTTTATTGAAAACGTCCGCCAAATACGTATCATTGTCAGCGACTTTCAACCGCAGGGCCAGAGCGTCTTAAACCAAAAGAT TCAATCGCTCGTAACTGGCCTGCAAGAAGTCGACAAGCTGAAATCTCAAGTTCAAGACATCCATGTTCCTACAGAAGTATTTGA CTACATAGACCAGGGCCGCAACCCACAGCTCTACACTAAAGACTGCATTGACAAAGCCCTAGCCAAGAATGAGGAAGTGAAAGGGAAGATTGACTCCTACAAGCGCTTCAAGAGTCATCTCCTCGGTGAACTCGGAAAGACCTTCCCTAATGAAATTGCTAAATATAAAGCTATTAGGGGTGGTGAATAA